A genomic stretch from Microbacterium proteolyticum includes:
- a CDS encoding YlbL family protein yields MTLFDENVSVVPAPRPRWRRSTVVGVWALAVAILMLATLTFVPSAYVIQQPGPVFDTLGTSTDAEGQEVPLITVPDEQDSSTGRLDLLTVQVSGNRERTPSWLELALAWFDRSRAVVPIDRIFPAGQSTEQRNTENAALMTDSQNEASAAALRELGYDVPQQISVMTIDDAGASAGLLQQNDVITSVDGAAATSVDAIRSKVQDAAGAPVEVGYERNGIPGSVEVTPRESESDGQTVYLLGVGLMISFDLPVDVTIQLNDVGGPSAGMMFALGIIDKMSPGDLTGGNHFAGTGTIDADGNVGPIGGIRQKLYGARDAGATFFLAPEANCNEVVGHVPDGIRVFSTSTLEQSLTVLETVRDGGDLDALPTCGSGS; encoded by the coding sequence GTGACCCTGTTCGATGAGAACGTCTCCGTCGTGCCCGCCCCGCGTCCGCGGTGGCGTCGCAGCACCGTCGTGGGTGTGTGGGCGCTCGCCGTGGCGATCCTCATGCTGGCGACGCTCACCTTCGTGCCCTCCGCCTATGTCATCCAGCAGCCGGGTCCCGTGTTCGACACGCTCGGCACCTCGACCGACGCCGAGGGGCAGGAGGTGCCTCTGATCACGGTGCCCGATGAGCAGGACTCCTCCACCGGCCGTCTCGACCTGCTGACGGTGCAGGTGAGCGGCAACCGCGAGCGCACGCCGAGTTGGCTCGAGCTCGCCCTGGCGTGGTTCGACCGGTCGCGCGCGGTGGTTCCCATCGACCGCATCTTCCCCGCGGGCCAGAGCACCGAGCAGCGCAACACCGAGAACGCCGCGCTCATGACGGACTCGCAGAACGAGGCCAGCGCAGCCGCCCTCCGCGAGCTCGGGTACGACGTGCCCCAGCAGATCTCCGTCATGACCATCGACGACGCGGGAGCCTCGGCGGGCCTGCTCCAGCAGAACGACGTCATCACCTCCGTCGACGGCGCGGCCGCGACCAGCGTCGACGCGATCCGTTCGAAGGTCCAGGATGCCGCCGGGGCCCCGGTCGAGGTCGGCTACGAGCGCAACGGCATCCCGGGATCGGTGGAGGTCACCCCGCGCGAGAGCGAATCCGACGGACAGACGGTCTACCTGCTGGGCGTGGGGCTCATGATCTCGTTCGACCTGCCGGTGGATGTCACGATCCAGCTGAACGACGTGGGCGGTCCGAGCGCCGGGATGATGTTCGCGCTCGGGATCATCGACAAGATGTCGCCCGGCGACCTCACCGGCGGCAACCACTTCGCCGGCACGGGCACGATCGACGCCGACGGCAACGTCGGTCCCATCGGCGGCATCCGTCAGAAGCTCTACGGAGCTCGGGATGCCGGTGCCACCTTCTTCCTCGCGCCCGAGGCAAACTGCAACGAGGTCGTGGGGCATGTGCCGGACGGCATCCGCGTGTTCTCGACGTCGACGCTGGAGCAGTCGCTGACGGTGCTGGAAACGGTGCGTGACGGGGGCGATCTCGACGCCCTTCCGACATGTGGCTCGGGATCGTAG